The window AACTTTTCAATTCTGCTCGAGGCCAGTGATTTTGAGTCGTGGAGGAATCTTCCCAGCACCGAATTTGAGCTTGAGAGGCCTCCACTGAAGAGCACTTCACATCCCCATCCCAAGAAGTTACTGAATGTCTCGAGTTTGAATTTGTCTTCACAGTCGAATCATTCTAATGGCGATGGGATGGACCTTTCTGCTGTCTGCAGTAAACGCAGGAAAGATTTCTTCCCTCATGTTATGGATGAGGATTTATGCTTTCCTACGAACCCACATGCTGAGAGAGGTCAAGATGTGGAGATGCACCAAGTTGAGCCCTCATGGTTGAACGAATTCACTGGTGTAATGAAGCATGCATGTGGGCCTGTGACTGCTGCGAAGACTATATATGAAGACGACGAGGGGTATCTGATAATGGTGAGCTTGCCTTTTGCCGATCGACAGAGGGTAAAAGTTTCTTGGAGGAACGGTCTTACACATGGAATATTGAAGATAATTTGTGCCAGTACTGCCCGGATGCCTTATGTAAAGAGGCATGACAGGACATTTAAACTGACTGATCCCTCTCCTGAGCATTGCCCTCCGGGGGAATTCATAAGGGAGATAACACTACCAACACGTATCCCTGAAGACGCTAAGCTAGAAGCATACTACGATGAGACTGGTGCTTTGCTCGAGATTATAGTTCCAAAACACCGAGTTGGACCAGAAGAACACGAAGTCCGTGTGTGCATGCGTCCCCCTCACCTTGGGGCTAATGATCTTCTGTTGACCTGAATAAGTGGTGATATTATGCTTGCCACTAGATTCATGGTTATGTTTTCTTTGGTTAATAATTATGTACCATGAAAAGGAAATCTGTCAAATTGAAGTGCATCCTTAGTAATGATAATGTTTTACTGATTAGTTATGATGCATCATTTGGCTGTTTCTTGCATCTTAATTgagattgttgaatgaaatcctgCAGATGCTTTTACTCTAAGAATATGTTCTCATCTTGTCACAAGGTTTCGATGAGGATGTTGGATTGAGATTTATTAGAAATGGAGTCTAGTCAATTTTTGCTGAACTTTTTATCTTTTGTTCATACTCATGATGATAGGTATCATATATCACTAGTGCTTCTTGTGGATGTTTCTTTGCCTTTATTAGGTCTGATTACTGTAGTCAAAATTTGATATGCAGCTGTTACTtgttaaattagaaaaaaatataaattcttttCAGTGAGAGTAGAATTCCTCAGTTtccaaaataaatataaatgttCTTGCAAAGCAGCAATCTGTTAAATGTGCTGCTTGAACTTTTGCTGTATATTTAGCTGCTGTGCAATGGTTGTGGTCATCTCCTGAGATTGAGTACTAGATTTGATTTTGCTTGAATGGCATtttgaaggaagaagaagaagaagagagatccTGTGTTCTTCAGTGATAAGTTTATTGGCAGCTTTACATTTTTGGCAGACATGACAGTaacaacaacaaattgatttataTGCTGCCATTTTATTCTCTTCCTTCTTTGCACATTATTCATGCACTGAAGATGTTTGCTCCTTAGCTGCAAACATGGTGTTGATGTCCTGTTCCTAAGCTGCAAGTTCTTGAGCTTTGAATCATCTTCACCAATTAAAGATAGCAGACCGGTGTAGTGTGATCTTGCTGCAAGTCCCTCAATAATCTGCTCTGTTGTTTCATTGTAATGGACCTTTCCTTCATATTACTTACAATAAACAGTgtcgtggtgtagttggttatcacgtcGGTATAACTCACTGAAGGTCTCCGGTCCGAGTCGTCCGGGCGACggcataaaataataattatttttccgtAATAATTCGACTTCGTATTTACTACCACATATGACTTTAATTCTTCGTCTACTTCTCAGACGTAATATTCTGATGGTATAAAGAGTAATAAACATGAACAAATGACAGAGAGACGCAACAGAGCGCACACGGCCAGATCTCGACAGCCTGCATCGATGGCGacagagaggagggaggaggagtggCCTTCTTCACCCGCTGGCTTTCTGATTACTTCTCTTGCCCGCTGCGCTGCGACCGTCGCTCTCCTTTTCATCATCGTCGGTGTCATCCCATCCCGCCCAACTCTCTTGACCGTCGGCTTGCTTGCCgtgctcttcctcctcctcctcctcccagtcACCCCATGAGGGCTTCGCCGGGGCATGGTCCTGTCCGGAGTTACCACCCTTGCTCGCCTGCCCGATCTCCTCTTGGTGCCCACCGACGTCGTCCTCGTTCCATGCCATTCCCTCCTTGGCGAACTCCTCCACCTTCTGCGTCGCCATCGCCATTACTCCCTTCATGATTCCCCATGTCCTGTGTCCAATTTCAGTGGTTCTTGTGGCAACTGTGTTCACCGTTCCATTGACCTCCGCCTCCATCACCTGTAGCATTCGTCACGGAGGTTTTGCTTATGATCTATCGGTGATGATCGATGAAGAGAAATAATACCTTGGAGGTCAGCTCCTTTGTGCTTGCTTGCACGACAGTAGCTGCAGACTGTGCAGCAGAAGCAGCAACCATGGAAAGCCGCCCAAATCCCTATTAAAACAGCAGACAATAATCCACTTCTTGTGTGCAATCTCTCAACTTTTTGGATCTGAGGACACACCCAATGACAATTTCTTGATGAAgaacgtaattctgcattcatgagaaTGGACATCACCTGAGAAACAACAGAGATCAAGTCATCTTGAGAAGAAGCACTTCGTTGGGGCTGCGTCGGGCTCGAACCGAACCCGACGTACTTGCCGCCCTGTGAGGGGGGAATCCCCTCCGGCCGAGCTTTGTTCTCCGCCATCTTCATCGCGAAGAAGCACTCCTTGTCCCCCGGGTGCTGCGACATGGTGACGAGGTCCTCCGTGGACCGAGATCTCAACGACGTCTCGCACCCAACTCCGGTCCCTTTTTGAAGGTCGCCCACTGACTGATTCCTCCTCATGTTCGAAGCCGCCGACGATGACGATCGGCAGAGGTGGTCGTCATTCTCGTCGTCCCACTTGTCCCACCCAGATGGACTCTTCGGCGGCTTCCTTGCGCTGGGTTCGGTGGATTCCTTGACGACGGGCGGGTCCTTCCAGGGTCGGCCCTCGGCGAGGGCCTGGATGCGGTCGCGGTAGACGGCGGCCGCGCCGGAGCTGTACTTGGCGGTGACGTTTACCCCCCTGTGGACCCCACGTCGGGCAAGGAAGGCGTTGAGGCGGTCGTTGCCGCCGCACTCCATCCTCCGTAGCTGGGGCTCGGTCCAGGAGTCCATGGTGACGGAGCGGACGAAGCTGAGGTGCACACCGAGGCCGCGGTGCTTGCCGGAGCACTCGAGGCATATGAAGACGCCGTAGGAGACGGAGGCCCACTGCGGGTTCCTCTGCCGGCAGTCGACGCACGTGCCGTTGCCCGGCTCCGATTGCAACGCGCGGAGCCGCCGCAGCGCGgccgaggaggacgacgacgacaTTACAGCTGCAACGAAGTGGAGGTCGATCCGAGAAACGTCTGTTCTCGCGCTCGGGAGGAAGAGGGAATGATGGTAATGGGAGGAGGAAGGAGGGGTTGGTTTGGGGAAATGGAGCGAGCTTTCCTCCTTTCCTTCTCGATTCTGTGGCTTGCATCGTTCATGGATGCCTATTCGTTCGGAAGCTTTCGTGGACTGCAACAGATTCAACGTCAAGTATTGTTGCATGCTCTTTAACAGCCTACTGTTTTGTTATGCTAAGTAATTTGCGTCCTAATTTATGTAcataattatgtttataatgaCACGATTAATTCTCTCTCCATTTCGGATCAGAAAGAAGCTTCCTCGACTAATGCGCGCATACATAGCATTGGGGCCGTTCGATCCACAGATCGGACGGTCTCGAATCATCGCACCTCACGCGATGGCTTCCTCCTCGGGCTCCCACAGACCGACGGCCCGGATGAAGCAAGTGGAGCCGCCGACGACCAAGGCGGCGaagaggggcggtaccaccaggtCCATCCGCGACCGCGCGAAGAGCCCCGCCGGGACGCACACCACCTCCCGCGGCGGCCCCTCCGTCGGGACCCTCACGGCCGGGCCGCCGGCCGCGGCAGTACACGCGCTGGAGAAGGACGAAGATGGCATGACGGCCCATACGAAGGCAAGCTCCGGCGCGAAGGACGTGACGGCCACCGTCGCGGTGAGGAAGGCCGCCCATGCCGCGGCGTAGAGGAGCAGCGGCCGCTGGACGAGGAGCACCGCCCGCAATGCCTCGGGGAGGAACGCGAGCGTCATCGTGGCAAGAGGTGGGCAAGCTTTATGGTTCGCAGAGAGATGGATGCGTATATAGAGAGAGAAGAAAGTAGTGGGATGGTGAAACAGGTTTGAGTAGGTGAGCAAAGTGGCGATGGTGGTGAGACGAGAGTCTAAACGACGCGGTGACGGTTTACCTGCGCGCCACCGCGCTGCCATCAGGGCTGCCTATCCAGGTGGCACGATCAGGAAGGTTTAACCCACCTGGAGACGGATCACGTCGGTCGATCTTCGAGGCGTCTTCTCCAGACCATTCGATCAAGTATCCCAAAGTAATCTCAAATCGAATGCGAATTGCCGCATGTTTTCGGGATCGATCGGGTCTCCGACGGTGCTTCAGATTTCGTCATCGATCTCTGTCGCCGCCACCGCGAAGACGCCTCCGACATCAACCGACTCTATCGCAGGATTTCGAGGTGTCCCTGGAGACTGAGCAGGCAGGGCTACATGGCCTTTATTGGTGACATCAACCGGTTGGGTAGAACTGTTCCGAAGCGAATGGAGGAGAAGGGATTTGAAGCAGATGAATTGCCTAATGTGCTCTGTTCCGGTGCTTTTGTAGAGTTGGGGAACGACTTGGAAGCCGATGAATTCTTGTATGGATTGTGCCAGTCGGAGAAGTTGAGGGTAGCGCACAAGTTGTTCGATAAATTGACGAAGAGAAGGCCACGACTTACAGTGTTCTGAGCACACTTCCGATCGTTTGCTGGACAGAGAGGGTCGAATAGGCTGAAAGCCATTGAGAGAGGCACTGGAGAAGAGCATTGCATTTGTGACTTGTGCTTATGGGTCATTCATGGAGGCACTGCTCCAGGCGGTTAGAGCAGAAGGGGCAATCAAGCTTTGTGAGGTTGAAAGGAAGAAAGGAAATGCTTTTGAAGGTGATGGATGTCATGGTCGTGATGCTAAAAATCTTTGCAAAATGGCATAATTGATGCTGGAGATGGATTTAAGCTTCTCTTTAAGATGTTTGCTCCAACTGTGCAGTTTAGAATTGGATTCTAGAAATCTATTGGGAAGCATGGAGGATGCTACAAATTTTGGTTGTTGTGTTAGGCCTGTTGCATCAACATACTCTTTGATGATCCATGGCTTTTTCTGGAAGGGGCATATAGTATTCTTGAACAGATGACGAGGAAAAAGATGCAAGAACATATTATTGTTCTGCACATGTATGCTGTTCAAACTTAACACAGGCTCAAGGGGACAGAAAAATACATGAACAAACTGATCCAAAGTGGGAGTACAGTTTTGTATGCTGGATGGGAAGTGTTTCCAGATTCCGTGACACAAGAATTGGGGATGATAAATTGCTGCAGCAATTGCGCATACCCAGGGAACATAGAGGAAAGGCCATCGATGGAACAAGATTAAGGAAGAGAACTAATTGCAGTACAACTTCTGCTTAATTTTTCTCCCATCTCATGTGACAGTGATCACGAAATTCCATCTGGACTGGTGAGTTTTAAGCTGGTCTTGGTATATGGCAACCAATTTCTTCGCTTGTTTTGCTACATAAGAAGTTTAGTATTCTACTAGTTTCCTGCATATAGTAACATGATATCTTCTCTGGTCTTTCTTAAATACAATGCAAGGTGATTTATGGAAATAGGTGTTATATCTGTATAGTCTTTAGTCCTGTTGTGTTGTTTCAAACCACAGTAATATTAGATTTGTCATCATCGAATGGACTCAAAGAGAGATAATTCTAAGCCCCTCTTATTTAGTTAGTGTCATTTGAACATCCTTGTAATTTAGTGCTCTAAGGACAACCAAGCAGAAGATTCAGAACCATGTATCATAATAGCTACAACTTTCACTAGATCAGAAGACAGTGTCGAACATATCGAAGTCAGTCAAACAGCATATTGCTCCACATTATATATGGATCTACTGACATTATATAGCGAAAGATAAGGATAAATCATAAGAACTAGCTCTTGATGTCCATTTATTTTGCATTGCAGCAACTGCTGGTGGCATGCACTCACAGGACAGTGAAACTATTGTGGCGTTATAGAGATAGGAAAGTGCATCTATTACAAAGAGTGCAAAGACACAGATTAAGCACACAGCCTCAGTGTTTTTTAGTAACACTGCTCTTCATCTCCTGTTGCAGCGAAGCTGAAGGACGACCATCAGGTGGATTCTGGGCCGGCTTGCATGCCGTCTTCTGCTCACTAACTTCCACTGGAGGAGCTTCAGAGCTGGAGAAGTTTTCAGGGAGAGCAAAGACACCCCGCGACGCATTCCTCTGGTGTCGACTTGGCCTCTCGGAATTTTTCTCCATGGAGATCTTCCTGGAAGAGTGGATGGATGAGATAAGGAGCAGCAGAAGGAGATGGGAATGGTGGAGACTTGGAGGTGGTACCAATAAGCTGGGGTAAGAACAATGtcctcttgttgttgttgttgttgttctctCATGCATTGACCCAACACTATTATTGAGTGGCAGGAAGGTGTCAAGAGCCAAAAGATAGAAGCAGGATATCTTTCTGCCTCTCTCAAAATTACTTGTAAGTCCTCAACACCTCTACCTTCCTATGCTATGATCCTGTCATTGCCTTGTCCAGTTGATTGCTTGTTAGGCTGAATCCAACCTTTTCTGCCTCTTTAACAAGTATACAGACATATATGCACTCAGTATAGCATAGGAATTTGGAAATTAATCATGCACTTGATCTCAGATGCTAAACCTTTGTCAAAGGTTTGCatgatacatatataaatatacatatttagATGTATGTTAAGCTCATAAACAATCATATTTAGTATGTTTGACAATTGCATTGCATATTCTACTGGAATCTTTTGTTGCAATCAAATCAAATTTGATTTAGATCATTTTAAGTCCCGTAGTGTGATTTGCCTTATAAATCAGATATCAATGAACTTGTATAAAATGTTATGGCATTCAGCCGATCATTGGATATTGTCGAGCAGTGGAAATCCATATCAGTGAAGGATTTTTCTAGTTATTTTTGGGATGAAATGAGTTAATCTCTTACAGATGTTTAAAGTGATCCAAGGAGTGAAAGATTTGGGTAGGATGATTATATATATTCGACTTTATCTCTTACAGACACGCAGGTAGGTTTATATAACCAATCATCCAGTGGGTCGGCAGGCTGGTATGACCGTGAAAGACGTCGTTCGATTGGCCCAATCCCGATCGCCATGGATCGCCATCCAAGCAATCTCCCGCCCTCCATCGGAACTCATCTGACGTGTGGAACTCAGATATCCAAGTTGACTCAGGATATCGGGGAGTGTTGTCCAGACCGGTA of the Musa acuminata AAA Group cultivar baxijiao chromosome BXJ2-10, Cavendish_Baxijiao_AAA, whole genome shotgun sequence genome contains:
- the LOC103969936 gene encoding probable ADP-ribosylation factor GTPase-activating protein AGD6 translates to MQQYLTLNLLQSTKASERIGIHERCKPQNREGKEESSLHFPKPTPPSSSHYHHSLFLPSARTDVSRIDLHFVAAVMSSSSSSAALRRLRALQSEPGNGTCVDCRQRNPQWASVSYGVFICLECSGKHRGLGVHLSFVRSVTMDSWTEPQLRRMECGGNDRLNAFLARRGVHRGVNVTAKYSSGAAAVYRDRIQALAEGRPWKDPPVVKESTEPSARKPPKSPSGWDKWDDENDDHLCRSSSSAASNMRRNQSVGDLQKGTGVGCETSLRSRSTEDLVTMSQHPGDKECFFAMKMAENKARPEGIPPSQGGKYVGFGSSPTQPQRSASSQDDLISVVSQGFGRLSMVAASAAQSAATVVQASTKELTSKVMEAEVNGTVNTVATRTTEIGHRTWGIMKGVMAMATQKVEEFAKEGMAWNEDDVGGHQEEIGQASKGGNSGQDHAPAKPSWGDWEEEEEEEHGKQADGQESWAGWDDTDDDEKESDGRSAAGKRSNQKASG
- the LOC135625359 gene encoding uncharacterized protein LOC135625359, whose product is MAARWRAGKPSPRRLDSRLTTIATLLTYSNLFHHPTTFFSLYIRIHLSANHKACPPLATMTLAFLPEALRAVLLVQRPLLLYAAAWAAFLTATVAVTSFAPELAFVWAVMPSSSFSSACTAAAGGPAVRVPTEGPPREVVCVPAGLFARSRMDLVVPPLFAALVVGGSTCFIRAVGLWEPEEEAIA
- the LOC135625356 gene encoding uncharacterized protein LOC135625356; amino-acid sequence: MGEDLLTTLSMENHHPSTLLSMDPSGGSVLSSSSHEDSDRELLIQRRQVVLSGAPDINLPLSAERSPSQQSWISDPCDILDVGLGPQIYDSEATLHIPKVTAARKCTKRGDSIWGAWFFFSFYFKPVLLEKSKGKVIWDANGVNGFDKSDVRHDVFLVQHDMENMYMWVFKERPENALGKMQLRSYMNGHSRLGEPQFPFSVDRGFARSHRMQRKQYRGLSNPQCVHGIEVVRSPNLMVVCEVDRKKWVELVGRDLNFSILLEASDFESWRNLPSTEFELERPPLKSTSHPHPKKLLNVSSLNLSSQSNHSNGDGMDLSAVCSKRRKDFFPHVMDEDLCFPTNPHAERGQDVEMHQVEPSWLNEFTGVMKHACGPVTAAKTIYEDDEGYLIMVSLPFADRQRVKVSWRNGLTHGILKIICASTARMPYVKRHDRTFKLTDPSPEHCPPGEFIREITLPTRIPEDAKLEAYYDETGALLEIIVPKHRVGPEEHEVRVCMRPPHLGANDLLLT